From Zalophus californianus isolate mZalCal1 chromosome 16, mZalCal1.pri.v2, whole genome shotgun sequence, one genomic window encodes:
- the TMEM88 gene encoding transmembrane protein 88 translates to MADVPGAQRTAPGGSGGGGPEPRDPLDCWACAVLVTAQNLLVAAFNLLLLALVLGTILLPAVTMLGFGFLCHSQFLRSQAPPCTAHLRDPGFTALLVTGFLLLVPLLVLALASYRRLCLRLRLADCLVPYSRALYRRRRAPLPRQTRASPGSQAAPTSGKVWV, encoded by the exons ATGGCGGATGTCCCCGGGGCGCAGCGAACGGCTCCCGgcgggagcggcggcggcggcccggagCCCCGGGACCCCCTGGACTGCTGGGCCTGCGCTGTGCTGGTCACGGCCCAGAATCTGCTGGTGGCTGCCTTCAACCTCCTCCTGCTGGCGCTGGTGCTGGGGACCATCCTGCTACCCGCTGTCACCATGCTAGGCTTCggcttcctctgccactcccag TTCCTGCGCTCCCAGGCCCCCCCTTGCACCGCGCACCTGCGGGACCCGGGCTTCACGGCCCTGCTGGTCACCGGATTCCTGCTCCTCGTGCCGCTGCTCGTGCTGGCCCTGGCCAGCTACCGCCGCCTTTGCCTGCGCCTCCGCCTGGCCGACTGCCTCGTGCCCTACAGCCGAGCCCTCTACCGGCGCCGGCGCGCCCCGCTGCCGCGGCAAACCCGGGCCTCACCGGGGTCCCAGGCCGCTCCCACATCAGGAAAGGTCTGGGTCTGA
- the LOC113939520 gene encoding cytochrome b5 domain-containing protein 1 isoform X2 encodes MKQPEMLVAESARATPRRGLVGGPDFEFFQRRYFTPAEVAQHNVPEDLWVSYLGSVYDLTPLAHKYKGDLLLKPIVEVAGQDISHWFDPKTRDIRKHVDPLTGTLRYRTPRGRFLHVPPQLPRSDWANDFGKPWWQGVHYEVGRLSTKTRNIRIINTLTSQEHALEVGAQESMWEILHRCLPFNAHAASYTWKYEGKKLNMDYTLEENGIRDEEEEFDYLNMDSTVYTPAILLYFNDDLTEL; translated from the exons ATGAAGCAACCAGAGATGCTGGTGGCCGAGAGTGCAAGAGCCACGCCGCGCCGGGGCCTCGTGGGAGGGCCAGACTTTGAGTTTTTCCAGCGTCGCTATTTCACGCCGGCCGAGGTGGCCCAACACAACGTGCCGGAAGACCTGTGGGTGTCCTACCTGGGCTCCGTGTACGACCTGACGCCGTTGGCTCACAAGTACAAGG GAGACCTGCTGCTAAAACCCATCGTGGAAGTTGCGGGCCAGGACATCAGCCACTGGTTCGATCCGAAGACCAGAGAC ATCCGCAAGCACGTCGATCCGCTGACCGGTACCCTGAGATACCGCACCCCCCGGGGCCGCTTTCTGCACGTCCCGCCTCAGCTGCCGCGTTCGGACTGGGCCAATGATTTCGGGAAGCCCTGGTGGCAGGGGGTGCATTATGAGGTGGGGCGGCTGTCTACCAAGACCCGCAACATCCGCATCATTAACACGCTCACGTCGCAGGAGCACGCGCTGGAG GTGGGGGCCCAGGAATCAATGTGGGAAATCCTGCACCGCTGTCTCCCCTTTAATGCACATGCTGCCAGCTATACGTGGAAATACGAGGGGAAGAAACTGAACATGGATTATACCCTGGAAGAGAACGGGATCCGGGACGAGGAAGAAGAATTTGACTATCTCAACATGGACAGTACAGTCTACACACCTGCAATACTGCTCTACTTCAACGACGACCTCACAGAGCTGTAG
- the NAA38 gene encoding N-alpha-acetyltransferase 38, NatC auxiliary subunit isoform X1 codes for MAVAAGVRAAPAPGLARAGVLGSRGSLGARWGGGGGGGTAAPGSLWARWERPAGCRELWFRGWAAARAVPSQRVSRPAQDSDGEREDSPAARARQQLEALLNKTMRIRMTDGRTLVGCFLCTDRDCNVILGSAQEFLKPSDSFSAGEPRVLGLAMVPGHHIVSIEVQRESLAGPPYL; via the exons ATGGCTGTTGCAGCCGGCGTCAGAGCAGCTCCAGCGCCGGGGTTAGCGCgggctggggttctgggatcgagggGCAGCCTGGGAGCAAGATGGGGGGGCGGAGGCGGAGGGGGGACTGCGGCTCCCGGCAGCCTCTGGGCTCGGTGGGAGCGCCCCGCGGGCTGTCGGGAGCTGTGGTTCCGCGGGTGGGCGGCCGCGAGGGCGGTGCCGTCTCAGCGCGTGTCCCGCCCCGCGCAGGACTCAGACGGGGAGCGCGAGGACTCGCCGGCCGCGCGGGCCCGGCAGCAGCTGGAGGCGCTGCTCAACAAGACTATGCGCATTCGCATGACAGATGGACGGACCCTGGTCGGCTGCTTCCTCTGCACCGACCGCGACTGCAATGTCATCCTGGGCTCGGCGCAGGAGTTCCTCAAGCCGTCGG ATTCCTTCTCGGCGGGGGAACCCCGTGTACTGGGCCTGGCCATGGTGCCCGGCCACCACATCGTTTCTAttgaggtgcagagggagagccTGGCAGGGCCTCCCTATCTCTGA
- the NAA38 gene encoding N-alpha-acetyltransferase 38, NatC auxiliary subunit isoform X2 — protein sequence MAGAGPTMLLREENGCCSRRQSSSSAGDSDGEREDSPAARARQQLEALLNKTMRIRMTDGRTLVGCFLCTDRDCNVILGSAQEFLKPSDSFSAGEPRVLGLAMVPGHHIVSIEVQRESLAGPPYL from the exons ATGGCCGGAGCTGGACCAACCATGCTGCTACGAGAGGAGAATGGCTGTTGCAGCCGGCGTCAGAGCAGCTCCAGCGCCGGG GACTCAGACGGGGAGCGCGAGGACTCGCCGGCCGCGCGGGCCCGGCAGCAGCTGGAGGCGCTGCTCAACAAGACTATGCGCATTCGCATGACAGATGGACGGACCCTGGTCGGCTGCTTCCTCTGCACCGACCGCGACTGCAATGTCATCCTGGGCTCGGCGCAGGAGTTCCTCAAGCCGTCGG ATTCCTTCTCGGCGGGGGAACCCCGTGTACTGGGCCTGGCCATGGTGCCCGGCCACCACATCGTTTCTAttgaggtgcagagggagagccTGGCAGGGCCTCCCTATCTCTGA
- the LOC113939520 gene encoding cytochrome b5 domain-containing protein 1 isoform X3: MKQPEMLVAESARATPRRGLVGGPDFEFFQRRYFTPAEVAQHNVPEDLWVSYLGSVYDLTPLAHKYKGDLLLKPIVEVAGQDISHWFDPKTRDVSCAGTRGGAGVWNGTAGPRDGAERRELAGVGGRDCPEAPLPIPALKIRKHVDPLTGTLRYRTPRGRFLHVPPQLPRSDWANDFGKPWWQGVHYEVGRLSTKTRNIRIINTLTSQEHALEERPGQRPCLCSPQA; encoded by the exons ATGAAGCAACCAGAGATGCTGGTGGCCGAGAGTGCAAGAGCCACGCCGCGCCGGGGCCTCGTGGGAGGGCCAGACTTTGAGTTTTTCCAGCGTCGCTATTTCACGCCGGCCGAGGTGGCCCAACACAACGTGCCGGAAGACCTGTGGGTGTCCTACCTGGGCTCCGTGTACGACCTGACGCCGTTGGCTCACAAGTACAAGG GAGACCTGCTGCTAAAACCCATCGTGGAAGTTGCGGGCCAGGACATCAGCCACTGGTTCGATCCGAAGACCAGAGACGTGAGTTGTGCGGGAacccggggtggggcgggggtgtggAATGGGACCGCGGGGCCGCGGGATGGGGCGGAAAGGCGGGAGCTGGCTGGAGTCGGAGGTCGTGACTGCCCCGAGGCCCCTCTCCCGATCCCTGCGTTAAAGATCCGCAAGCACGTCGATCCGCTGACCGGTACCCTGAGATACCGCACCCCCCGGGGCCGCTTTCTGCACGTCCCGCCTCAGCTGCCGCGTTCGGACTGGGCCAATGATTTCGGGAAGCCCTGGTGGCAGGGGGTGCATTATGAGGTGGGGCGGCTGTCTACCAAGACCCGCAACATCCGCATCATTAACACGCTCACGTCGCAGGAGCACGCGCTGGAG
- the LOC113939520 gene encoding cytochrome b5 domain-containing protein 1 isoform X1, with protein sequence MKQPEMLVAESARATPRRGLVGGPDFEFFQRRYFTPAEVAQHNVPEDLWVSYLGSVYDLTPLAHKYKGDLLLKPIVEVAGQDISHWFDPKTRDVSCAGTRGGAGVWNGTAGPRDGAERRELAGVGGRDCPEAPLPIPALKIRKHVDPLTGTLRYRTPRGRFLHVPPQLPRSDWANDFGKPWWQGVHYEVGRLSTKTRNIRIINTLTSQEHALEVGAQESMWEILHRCLPFNAHAASYTWKYEGKKLNMDYTLEENGIRDEEEEFDYLNMDSTVYTPAILLYFNDDLTEL encoded by the exons ATGAAGCAACCAGAGATGCTGGTGGCCGAGAGTGCAAGAGCCACGCCGCGCCGGGGCCTCGTGGGAGGGCCAGACTTTGAGTTTTTCCAGCGTCGCTATTTCACGCCGGCCGAGGTGGCCCAACACAACGTGCCGGAAGACCTGTGGGTGTCCTACCTGGGCTCCGTGTACGACCTGACGCCGTTGGCTCACAAGTACAAGG GAGACCTGCTGCTAAAACCCATCGTGGAAGTTGCGGGCCAGGACATCAGCCACTGGTTCGATCCGAAGACCAGAGACGTGAGTTGTGCGGGAacccggggtggggcgggggtgtggAATGGGACCGCGGGGCCGCGGGATGGGGCGGAAAGGCGGGAGCTGGCTGGAGTCGGAGGTCGTGACTGCCCCGAGGCCCCTCTCCCGATCCCTGCGTTAAAGATCCGCAAGCACGTCGATCCGCTGACCGGTACCCTGAGATACCGCACCCCCCGGGGCCGCTTTCTGCACGTCCCGCCTCAGCTGCCGCGTTCGGACTGGGCCAATGATTTCGGGAAGCCCTGGTGGCAGGGGGTGCATTATGAGGTGGGGCGGCTGTCTACCAAGACCCGCAACATCCGCATCATTAACACGCTCACGTCGCAGGAGCACGCGCTGGAG GTGGGGGCCCAGGAATCAATGTGGGAAATCCTGCACCGCTGTCTCCCCTTTAATGCACATGCTGCCAGCTATACGTGGAAATACGAGGGGAAGAAACTGAACATGGATTATACCCTGGAAGAGAACGGGATCCGGGACGAGGAAGAAGAATTTGACTATCTCAACATGGACAGTACAGTCTACACACCTGCAATACTGCTCTACTTCAACGACGACCTCACAGAGCTGTAG